One Microbacterium sp. No. 7 genomic window carries:
- the ileS gene encoding isoleucine--tRNA ligase, with product MTYPTSARSLSGGEAAHRRVGPAADVVANPRFPDIEREILEFWKDDDTFRASIARREGAEEWVFYDGPPFANGLPHYGHLLTGYAKDLFPRFQTMRGHRVDRVFGWDTHGLPAELEAMKQLGITEKSQIEDMGIAAFNAKARESVLEYTREWEDYVTRQARWVDFERGYKTLDIGYMESVLWAFKTLYDKGLAYEGYRVLPYCWRDETPLSNHELRMDDDVYKMRQDPSVTVTFPFTGAEAEALGLDGVRALAWTTTPWTLPTNLALAVGPDIAYAVVPAGPNGAAATGERFLLASDLVGNHAKELGYDTPDDARAAVERTLTGAELGGLRYAPLFDYYADAETWGTQNAFQVLVDDYVTTSDGTGIVHQAPAYGEDDQRVTEAAGIPLIMSLDDGGRFLPQVRDVAGELWSDANRSLIRLIKGEGRLLREASYEHSYPHCWRCRNPLIYKAVSSWFVRVTAIKDRLLAHNEQITWAPENVKHGQFGKWLEGARDWSISRNRFWGSPIPVWRSDDPEHPRVDVYGSLEELERDFGRLPVNEAGEVDLHRPYIDELTRPNPDDPTGQSTMRRIEDVFDVWFDSGSMPYAQVHYPFENREWFDTHAPADFIVEYIGQTRGWFYVMHVLSGALFDRPAFSGVACHGIVLGSDGQKMSKSLRNYPDVSEVFDRDGSDAMRWFLMSSSVLRGGNLVVTEEGIRAGVRELLLPLWNAWYFFATYANAAGSGGYEAEWRTDSTHVLDRYILALTGDLVRDVAADLEALDSTTAAAKLRDFAEALTNWYIRRSRDRFWVGVTDDPASREAFDTLYTVLETLTRVAAPLIPLIAERVWQGLTGGRSVHLQDWPDADAFAPAADIRSAMDAVREVSSVANALRKREGKRVRLPLASLTVAVADAAGLAQFEEILRDELNVKRVELVELTEGLAERYGISRRLVVNARAAGPRLGKQVQHVIRGAKAGLWSEDDGVVVVDGVALEPGEYDLTLEAGGVAEGTAITLLASGGFVLLDTVTTPELEAEGLARDVIRAVQDTRKGAGFDVSDRIALRLRFADAADAAAVASAFETAGVAGETLARAYALQGADDAVLLEAGELPAEAEHTATVAKGVYANAGDVVISVTRIGEAS from the coding sequence ATGACCTACCCCACATCAGCTCGGTCCCTGAGCGGCGGCGAAGCCGCGCATCGAAGGGTCGGCCCGGCGGCCGACGTCGTCGCGAACCCGCGCTTCCCCGACATCGAGCGGGAGATCCTCGAGTTCTGGAAGGACGACGACACCTTCCGTGCCTCGATCGCCCGGCGCGAGGGCGCCGAGGAGTGGGTCTTCTACGACGGACCCCCGTTCGCCAACGGCCTGCCGCACTACGGCCACCTGCTGACGGGATACGCGAAGGATCTCTTCCCGCGCTTCCAGACCATGCGCGGACACCGCGTCGACCGCGTGTTCGGCTGGGACACGCACGGCCTTCCCGCCGAGCTCGAGGCGATGAAGCAGCTCGGCATCACCGAGAAGAGCCAGATCGAGGACATGGGCATCGCCGCCTTCAACGCGAAGGCCCGCGAGTCGGTGCTCGAGTACACGCGCGAGTGGGAGGACTACGTCACCCGCCAGGCCCGCTGGGTCGACTTCGAACGCGGCTACAAGACCCTCGACATCGGCTACATGGAGTCGGTGCTGTGGGCCTTCAAGACGCTCTACGACAAGGGCCTCGCGTACGAGGGGTACCGCGTGCTGCCCTACTGCTGGCGCGACGAGACGCCGCTCTCGAACCACGAGCTGCGCATGGACGACGACGTCTACAAGATGCGGCAGGACCCGTCGGTGACCGTGACGTTCCCGTTCACGGGCGCGGAGGCGGAGGCGCTCGGCCTCGACGGCGTGCGCGCCCTCGCGTGGACGACGACGCCGTGGACGCTCCCGACCAACCTCGCGCTCGCCGTGGGACCCGACATCGCCTACGCCGTCGTGCCGGCCGGTCCGAACGGGGCCGCGGCGACGGGGGAGCGCTTCCTGCTGGCATCCGATCTCGTCGGGAACCACGCGAAGGAGCTCGGCTATGACACGCCCGACGACGCCCGCGCCGCCGTGGAGCGCACGCTCACGGGCGCCGAGCTCGGCGGGCTGCGCTACGCGCCGCTCTTCGACTATTACGCCGACGCCGAGACCTGGGGCACGCAGAACGCGTTCCAGGTGCTCGTCGACGACTACGTCACGACGAGCGACGGCACCGGCATCGTGCACCAGGCCCCCGCGTACGGCGAGGACGACCAGCGCGTGACCGAGGCCGCCGGCATCCCGCTCATCATGAGCCTCGACGACGGCGGACGCTTCCTCCCGCAGGTGCGCGACGTCGCGGGCGAGCTGTGGTCCGACGCCAACCGCTCGCTCATCCGGCTGATCAAGGGCGAGGGGCGCCTGCTGCGCGAGGCGAGCTACGAGCACTCGTACCCGCACTGCTGGCGCTGCCGCAACCCCCTCATCTACAAGGCCGTGTCGAGCTGGTTCGTGCGCGTAACGGCGATCAAGGACCGTCTCCTCGCGCACAACGAGCAGATCACGTGGGCGCCCGAGAACGTCAAGCACGGCCAGTTCGGCAAGTGGCTGGAGGGCGCGCGCGACTGGTCGATCAGCCGCAACCGGTTCTGGGGATCGCCGATCCCGGTGTGGCGCAGCGACGACCCCGAGCACCCGCGCGTCGACGTGTACGGCTCGCTCGAGGAGCTGGAGCGCGACTTCGGCCGGCTGCCCGTCAACGAGGCGGGCGAGGTCGACCTGCACCGCCCCTACATCGACGAGCTGACCCGGCCGAACCCCGACGACCCCACGGGCCAGAGCACGATGCGGCGCATCGAGGACGTCTTCGACGTGTGGTTCGACTCGGGCTCCATGCCCTACGCGCAGGTGCACTACCCGTTCGAGAACCGCGAGTGGTTCGACACGCACGCCCCCGCCGACTTCATCGTCGAGTACATCGGGCAGACCCGCGGCTGGTTCTACGTCATGCACGTGCTGTCGGGCGCCCTGTTCGACCGTCCGGCGTTCTCGGGCGTCGCGTGCCACGGCATCGTGCTCGGCAGCGACGGGCAGAAGATGTCGAAGTCGCTGCGCAACTACCCCGACGTCAGCGAGGTGTTCGACCGCGACGGCTCCGACGCGATGCGCTGGTTCCTCATGTCGAGCTCCGTGCTGCGCGGCGGCAACCTCGTCGTCACCGAGGAGGGCATCCGCGCCGGCGTGCGCGAGCTGCTGCTGCCGCTGTGGAACGCGTGGTACTTCTTCGCGACGTACGCCAACGCGGCCGGGTCGGGCGGCTACGAGGCCGAGTGGCGCACCGACTCGACCCACGTGCTCGACCGCTACATCCTCGCCCTCACGGGCGACCTCGTGCGCGACGTCGCGGCCGACCTGGAGGCGCTCGACTCGACGACCGCCGCCGCCAAGCTGCGCGACTTCGCCGAGGCGCTCACGAACTGGTACATCCGGCGCTCCCGCGACCGGTTCTGGGTGGGCGTGACCGACGACCCCGCGAGCCGCGAGGCGTTCGACACGCTCTACACCGTGCTCGAGACGCTGACGCGCGTCGCCGCGCCGCTCATCCCGCTGATCGCCGAACGCGTCTGGCAGGGACTCACGGGCGGCCGCAGTGTGCACCTGCAGGACTGGCCGGATGCCGACGCGTTCGCCCCCGCCGCCGACATCCGCTCCGCGATGGACGCCGTGCGCGAGGTCTCGTCGGTCGCGAACGCGCTGCGCAAGCGCGAGGGCAAGCGCGTGCGCCTGCCGCTCGCCTCGCTCACGGTCGCGGTGGCGGATGCCGCGGGACTCGCGCAGTTCGAGGAGATCCTGCGCGACGAGCTGAACGTCAAGCGCGTCGAGCTGGTCGAGCTGACCGAGGGCCTCGCCGAGCGGTACGGCATCAGCCGCCGTCTCGTCGTCAACGCGCGCGCCGCGGGCCCGCGGCTCGGCAAGCAGGTGCAGCACGTCATCAGGGGCGCCAAGGCGGGCCTGTGGAGCGAGGACGACGGCGTCGTCGTGGTCGACGGCGTCGCCCTCGAGCCGGGCGAGTACGACCTGACGCTCGAGGCCGGCGGCGTGGCCGAGGGCACCGCGATCACCCTGCTCGCGAGCGGCGGCTTCGTGCTGCTCGACACCGTCACGACGCCCGAGCTCGAGGCCGAGGGGCTCGCGCGCGACGTCATCCGTGCGGTGCAGGACACGCGCAAGGGCGCGGGCTTCGACGTGAGCGATCGCATCGCGCTGCGGCTGCGGTTCGCCGATGCGGCCGATGCGGCCGCCGTCGCCTCGGCGTTCGAGACCGCGGGCGTCGCGGGCGAGACGCTCGCGCGCGCCTACGCGCTCCAGGGCGCCGACGACGCCGTGCTGCTCGAAGCCGGCGAGCTGCCCGCCGAGGCGGAGCACACGGCCACCGTCGCGAAGGGCGTCTACGCCAACGCGGGCGACGTCGTCATCTCCGTGACGCGGATCGGGGAGGCGTCGTGA
- a CDS encoding MetS family NSS transporter small subunit — MTGIAVLFLVISVGVIWGGLVASTVFLMRGPEVAEYPAGADDD; from the coding sequence ATGACCGGGATCGCGGTGCTCTTCCTCGTCATCTCGGTCGGCGTCATCTGGGGCGGGCTCGTGGCCAGCACCGTCTTCCTCATGCGCGGGCCGGAGGTGGCCGAGTACCCCGCCGGCGCCGACGACGACTGA
- a CDS encoding sodium-dependent transporter, producing MAEHGVISEKPAAPAREQWSGQVGFIFAAIGSAVGLGNIWRFPGVAYENGGGAFLIPYLVALLSAGIPILLLDYAIGHRFRGSAPLAFRRAAGKAGERIGWFQVMICVFIAIYYTAVIAWAASFFVFSFDLRWGEDPAGFFVGDYLQVAEAPITFDFVPGVLIPLVVFWALALAILASGVAKGLEKCNVVFIPLLVLAFLALVVGALLLPGSLDGLNALFTPDLAALANPSVWIAAYGQVFFSLSIAFGIMVTYSSYRRRRSNLSGPGLVVAFGNSSFELLAGIGVFATLGYFAHQQNIAIADIEGLTGVGLAFMTFPAVVSAMPMSQLFGMLFFGCLVLAGLTSLLSILEVVVSAVMDKFELSRAQVVWGLGGALAIVSILLFSTTSGLTALDTIDNWANNVGIVASAVLVCVVVLWVRRRGRELSSHISLISTFRVGPVWRFLVTVLSPIVITIMLVQVVIALVTDGYGGYPAWYLLVFGWGSVAVMVVVAFVLTGVPWRRDPDDFGAWPDHAGNVRETTRGGRR from the coding sequence ATGGCCGAACACGGCGTGATATCCGAGAAGCCTGCGGCGCCGGCACGGGAGCAGTGGTCGGGGCAGGTGGGATTCATCTTCGCGGCCATCGGATCGGCCGTGGGCCTGGGGAACATCTGGCGCTTTCCGGGCGTGGCCTATGAGAACGGCGGCGGCGCCTTCCTGATCCCGTATCTCGTGGCCCTGCTCTCGGCCGGCATCCCGATCCTGTTGCTCGACTACGCGATCGGGCATCGCTTCCGCGGGTCGGCGCCGCTGGCGTTCCGGCGCGCTGCGGGAAAGGCCGGCGAGCGCATCGGCTGGTTCCAGGTGATGATCTGCGTCTTCATCGCGATCTACTACACGGCCGTCATCGCCTGGGCGGCGAGCTTCTTCGTCTTCTCCTTCGATCTGCGCTGGGGCGAGGATCCGGCCGGGTTCTTCGTCGGCGACTACTTGCAGGTCGCCGAGGCGCCGATCACGTTCGACTTCGTGCCCGGCGTGCTCATACCGCTCGTGGTCTTCTGGGCCCTGGCCCTGGCGATCCTGGCCAGCGGTGTGGCGAAGGGGCTGGAGAAGTGCAACGTCGTCTTCATCCCGTTGCTGGTGCTGGCCTTTCTGGCCCTCGTGGTCGGCGCGCTGCTGCTGCCCGGATCGCTCGACGGGCTCAACGCCCTCTTCACCCCCGATCTCGCGGCGCTCGCGAACCCCTCGGTGTGGATCGCCGCCTACGGGCAGGTGTTCTTCTCGCTGTCGATCGCGTTCGGCATCATGGTCACCTACTCGTCGTATCGCCGGCGCCGCTCGAACCTCTCCGGCCCGGGCCTGGTCGTCGCCTTCGGCAACTCCTCGTTCGAGCTGCTCGCGGGCATCGGGGTGTTCGCGACGCTGGGGTACTTCGCGCACCAGCAGAACATCGCCATCGCCGACATCGAGGGGCTCACGGGCGTCGGACTCGCGTTCATGACGTTCCCCGCCGTCGTCTCGGCGATGCCGATGAGCCAGCTGTTCGGCATGCTGTTCTTCGGATGCCTCGTGCTCGCCGGCCTCACGTCGCTGCTCTCGATCCTCGAAGTGGTCGTGTCCGCCGTCATGGACAAGTTCGAGCTGAGCCGGGCCCAGGTCGTGTGGGGTCTCGGCGGCGCGCTCGCGATCGTGTCGATCCTGCTGTTCTCGACGACGTCGGGTCTCACCGCGCTCGACACCATCGACAACTGGGCGAACAACGTCGGCATCGTCGCGTCGGCCGTGCTCGTGTGTGTCGTCGTGCTGTGGGTGCGTCGCCGCGGGCGGGAGCTGTCCAGCCACATCTCCCTCATCTCGACGTTCCGGGTCGGCCCGGTCTGGCGCTTCCTCGTGACCGTCCTCAGCCCGATCGTCATCACGATCATGCTCGTGCAGGTGGTGATCGCGCTCGTCACCGACGGCTACGGGGGATACCCCGCCTGGTACCTCCTGGTGTTCGGCTGGGGATCCGTGGCTGTCATGGTCGTCGTCGCGTTCGTGCTCACGGGCGTGCCGTGGCGTCGCGATCCTGACGACTTCGGCGCCTGGCCCGACCATGCCGGCAACGTGCGCGAGACGACGAGGGGAGGCCGGCGATGA
- a CDS encoding ATP-binding cassette domain-containing protein, protein MPSVILLEDLRVSAAGVPLVHGVSVTIEAGESVALLGHSGSGKSLTAAAITGGLSRMLDATGRLTLCGRDADVASSHRPLGSVATVQQDSSSALNPLARVGSQLAVPLRRRALSRTQALARAAELLDACGIEDPPRVLRSYPAELSGGQRQRVCIALALACETQALVADEPTTALDVVSQAQVLETLAAARARAGLALLFITHDLAAASQICDRAIVLHDGRVIERGTFAELVGDPRHPYTRELVDAVRPAGSASGRPAGAGR, encoded by the coding sequence GTGCCCTCCGTCATCCTGCTCGAAGACCTTCGCGTGTCCGCCGCCGGCGTCCCCCTCGTGCACGGGGTGTCCGTGACGATCGAGGCCGGCGAGAGCGTCGCGCTGCTGGGCCACTCGGGCTCCGGCAAGTCGCTCACCGCCGCGGCGATCACGGGCGGCCTGTCGCGCATGCTCGACGCGACGGGACGTCTCACGCTCTGCGGCCGCGACGCCGACGTCGCCTCGTCGCACCGACCGCTCGGCAGCGTGGCGACCGTGCAGCAGGACAGCTCCAGCGCACTGAACCCCCTGGCACGCGTCGGGAGCCAGCTCGCCGTGCCGCTCCGCCGCCGCGCCCTCTCCCGCACCCAGGCGCTCGCGCGGGCCGCCGAGCTGCTCGACGCGTGCGGCATCGAGGACCCGCCGCGCGTGCTCCGCTCGTATCCCGCCGAGCTCTCCGGCGGCCAGCGCCAGCGGGTCTGCATCGCCCTGGCGCTCGCGTGCGAGACGCAGGCGCTCGTCGCCGACGAGCCGACCACGGCCCTCGACGTCGTGAGCCAGGCACAGGTGCTCGAGACGCTGGCGGCGGCACGCGCCCGCGCGGGCCTCGCACTGCTGTTCATCACGCACGACCTCGCGGCCGCGTCGCAGATCTGCGATCGCGCGATCGTGCTGCACGACGGGCGCGTCATCGAGCGGGGCACCTTCGCGGAGCTCGTCGGCGATCCCCGGCATCCGTATACGCGCGAGCTCGTCGACGCCGTGCGTCCCGCGGGGAGCGCTTCCGGCCGGCCCGCGGGGGCGGGGCGATGA
- a CDS encoding ABC transporter ATP-binding protein codes for MSTLAYAPDAALEAVGVHHRYRRAGASPFRRSEHVHVLTGLDITIGTGEAIGIVGRSGSGKSTMLRILLGLERADAGTVRVGDATLDVRSARALRAFRRHVQYIPQEPATSLDPRMTVEQLVTDPLRRLGVPGDHRAIVQDALNGVRLPSALLRRRPAELSGGQAQRVAIARALATGARILLADEPVSGLDRPLRDEVLQLFAQIVREQGVGVGFVSHDLEAVSLLCGTSCVLADGRIVETGRTAELLAHPRHEATAAIVDARPRLRTAPAGSDA; via the coding sequence ATGAGCACCCTCGCCTACGCGCCCGACGCGGCCCTCGAGGCGGTCGGCGTCCATCACCGCTACCGGCGCGCCGGCGCGTCTCCGTTCCGCCGTTCCGAGCACGTGCACGTGCTGACCGGGCTCGACATCACGATCGGCACGGGCGAGGCCATCGGCATCGTCGGCCGGTCGGGATCGGGCAAGTCGACGATGCTGCGCATCCTGCTCGGGCTCGAGCGCGCGGATGCCGGGACGGTGCGCGTCGGCGACGCGACGCTCGACGTCCGCTCGGCGCGCGCGCTGCGCGCCTTCCGCCGGCACGTGCAGTACATCCCGCAGGAGCCTGCGACGAGCCTCGACCCCAGGATGACGGTCGAACAGCTCGTCACCGATCCGCTGCGCCGGCTCGGCGTCCCCGGCGATCACCGCGCGATCGTGCAGGACGCCCTGAACGGCGTGCGCCTGCCGTCGGCCCTGCTGCGCCGCCGGCCCGCGGAGCTGTCGGGCGGGCAGGCGCAGCGCGTCGCGATCGCGCGCGCCCTCGCGACCGGCGCGCGCATCCTGCTCGCCGACGAGCCCGTGAGCGGCCTCGACCGGCCGCTGCGCGACGAGGTGCTCCAGCTGTTCGCCCAGATCGTCCGCGAGCAGGGCGTCGGCGTGGGCTTCGTCTCGCACGACCTCGAGGCCGTGTCGCTGCTGTGCGGCACCTCGTGCGTGCTCGCGGACGGCCGCATCGTCGAGACGGGACGCACGGCCGAGCTGCTCGCGCACCCCCGGCACGAGGCGACGGCGGCGATCGTCGACGCACGACCGCGTCTGCGCACCGCCCCCGCGGGGAGCGACGCGTGA
- a CDS encoding MFS transporter codes for MTAVPPPKESAPPHAPPSAPRPRRPTRAGVLLGSQLAFNLGFFAVVPFLAGVLRGDFALTGAAVGLVLGLRTAAQQGLFLFGGALADRYGARSLILLGCAVRVAGFALLAWSTAIAEGPRLALFVAGTVLTGMGGALFSPALETLVARTDVARRSRRTTLFALLAVAGETGAAIGPVAGALLLGWGFPAVATCGAALFALVAIVLSALLPRDDGPRRPRRERDGAFAVLRDRRFVALAALASVNLLAYNQLYLGLPVELDRVGAGPEALALLFAWVSLLTIALQLPVSRLMRRVGERRALRAGYLLLSSAFVVLAAAAPLAPADDVRLVPAAVSTTLLTLGHLVLTPLVLSLVPRFGPEHRWGSAFGLLATCGGVSVLIGNTVLGALYAGADAVTPAAAAPWIVLALLPLLPAWLVPRLVPASPPRGPSPVAEP; via the coding sequence GTGACGGCCGTGCCGCCGCCGAAGGAATCCGCACCGCCGCACGCCCCGCCATCCGCCCCGCGACCGCGGCGCCCCACGCGCGCCGGGGTGCTCCTCGGCAGCCAGCTCGCCTTCAACCTCGGCTTCTTCGCCGTCGTGCCGTTCCTCGCGGGCGTGCTGCGCGGCGACTTCGCCCTCACCGGCGCGGCCGTCGGCCTCGTGCTCGGCCTGCGCACCGCGGCCCAGCAGGGGCTGTTCCTGTTCGGCGGCGCGCTCGCCGACCGCTACGGCGCCCGCTCCCTCATCCTGCTCGGCTGCGCCGTGCGCGTCGCCGGGTTCGCGCTGCTGGCCTGGTCGACCGCGATCGCCGAGGGTCCCCGTCTCGCCCTCTTCGTCGCGGGGACCGTGCTCACCGGGATGGGCGGCGCGCTGTTCTCGCCCGCCCTGGAGACGCTCGTCGCCCGCACCGACGTCGCACGGCGCTCCCGCCGGACCACGCTGTTCGCCCTGCTCGCCGTCGCCGGCGAGACGGGCGCCGCCATCGGACCCGTCGCAGGCGCCCTCCTGCTCGGCTGGGGCTTCCCCGCCGTCGCGACCTGCGGCGCCGCGCTGTTCGCCCTCGTCGCGATCGTGCTGTCGGCGCTCCTCCCCCGCGACGACGGTCCCCGCCGTCCCCGCCGCGAGCGCGACGGGGCCTTCGCCGTGCTGCGCGATCGCAGGTTCGTCGCGCTGGCCGCACTGGCATCCGTCAATCTGCTCGCCTACAACCAGCTCTACCTCGGCCTCCCCGTCGAGCTCGACCGGGTCGGCGCAGGCCCCGAGGCCCTGGCGCTGTTGTTCGCGTGGGTGTCGCTGCTCACGATCGCGCTGCAGCTGCCGGTCTCGCGCCTCATGCGCCGCGTCGGGGAACGGCGCGCGCTGCGCGCGGGATACCTGCTGCTGTCGAGCGCCTTCGTCGTGCTCGCCGCCGCCGCTCCCCTCGCGCCGGCCGACGACGTCCGGCTCGTCCCCGCCGCGGTCTCGACGACCCTGCTGACGCTCGGGCACCTGGTGCTCACGCCGCTCGTCCTCTCGCTCGTGCCGCGGTTCGGACCCGAGCACCGCTGGGGCTCGGCGTTCGGCCTGCTCGCCACGTGCGGCGGCGTGAGCGTGCTCATCGGCAACACGGTGCTCGGCGCGCTCTACGCGGGGGCGGATGCCGTGACGCCCGCCGCCGCGGCGCCGTGGATCGTCCTCGCGCTGCTGCCGCTGCTGCCCGCCTGGCTCGTGCCCCGCCTCGTCCCCGCCTCCCCGCCGCGCGGACCCAGCCCCGTAGCCGAGCCCTGA
- a CDS encoding ABC transporter substrate-binding protein yields MALSPTLRVAGALLAASAVALSLTSCFSGGTPATADGDDARISVAMLQPPRSGLTPLSDDAFKLSRWSTAETLVVLDEVGDAQPGLATAWEQVDDTTWRFTIRTGVTFHDGTALTAEQVAASLTAAAQASPLPRILNGVDLTATADGDAVIVTTADKDPLVPHRLSSPQLAILAAAAYGADGVVDPVGHGTGPFVLVDVDGTAGATLDRYDGYWGEPATAAGIDVAFVPDGTARAAALRTGTADVVEAVPVGQVAQIDESLIHEVPMPRTNTLYLNTSEGPFADPAVRAAAAAAIERATIVDTVYEGRADVAEGLLGPALPWAAGLRDDAGYRDELTHHETAPAQVDGVRITLGTFTDRAELPEVAVLIEQQLEAAGFVVEQDVREYQYIEADALDGAFDAFILSRATVIDSGDPVAYLTSDFTCAGTFNISQFCDPEVDALVAAASQTDAGEERRAAIMRAEAAILARHAAIPMLHERVIQGEAAGVSGVDRDPRERTLITPRSAVER; encoded by the coding sequence ATGGCCCTCTCCCCCACCCTCCGCGTCGCCGGCGCCCTCCTCGCGGCGAGCGCGGTCGCGCTGTCGCTGACGTCCTGCTTCTCCGGCGGCACCCCCGCCACCGCCGACGGCGACGACGCGCGCATCAGCGTCGCGATGCTCCAGCCGCCGCGCAGCGGTCTGACCCCGCTGAGCGACGACGCCTTCAAGCTGTCGCGCTGGAGCACCGCCGAGACCCTCGTCGTGCTCGACGAGGTCGGCGACGCGCAGCCCGGCCTCGCCACCGCATGGGAGCAGGTCGACGACACGACGTGGCGGTTCACGATCCGCACGGGCGTGACCTTCCACGACGGCACCGCGCTGACGGCGGAGCAGGTCGCGGCATCGCTGACCGCGGCGGCCCAGGCCTCGCCGCTGCCCCGGATCCTCAACGGCGTGGACCTCACGGCCACCGCCGACGGCGACGCGGTGATCGTGACGACGGCGGACAAGGACCCCCTCGTGCCCCACCGTCTGTCCAGCCCCCAGCTGGCGATCCTCGCCGCGGCGGCCTACGGCGCCGACGGCGTCGTCGACCCCGTCGGTCACGGCACGGGGCCGTTCGTCCTCGTCGACGTCGACGGCACCGCCGGCGCGACCCTCGACCGCTACGACGGCTACTGGGGCGAGCCGGCCACCGCCGCCGGCATCGACGTGGCGTTCGTCCCCGACGGCACGGCGCGCGCCGCCGCCCTGCGCACGGGCACCGCCGACGTCGTCGAGGCCGTGCCGGTCGGCCAGGTCGCCCAGATCGACGAGAGCCTCATCCACGAGGTGCCGATGCCCCGCACCAACACGCTCTACCTCAACACGAGCGAGGGCCCCTTCGCCGACCCCGCCGTGCGCGCCGCGGCCGCGGCCGCGATCGAGCGCGCGACCATCGTCGACACGGTGTACGAGGGTCGCGCCGACGTCGCGGAGGGCCTGCTCGGACCCGCACTGCCGTGGGCCGCCGGCCTGCGCGACGACGCCGGCTACCGCGACGAGCTGACGCACCACGAGACCGCGCCGGCGCAGGTCGACGGCGTGCGCATCACGCTCGGCACCTTCACCGACCGCGCCGAGCTGCCGGAGGTCGCCGTGCTGATCGAGCAGCAGCTGGAGGCGGCCGGCTTCGTCGTCGAGCAGGACGTGCGCGAGTACCAGTACATCGAGGCCGACGCGCTCGACGGCGCCTTCGACGCGTTCATCCTGTCGCGCGCGACCGTGATCGACTCGGGCGACCCCGTCGCCTACCTCACGAGCGACTTCACGTGCGCGGGCACGTTCAACATCTCGCAGTTCTGCGACCCGGAGGTCGACGCCCTCGTCGCCGCGGCGTCGCAGACCGACGCGGGCGAGGAGCGCCGCGCGGCGATCATGCGCGCCGAGGCCGCGATCCTCGCCCGGCACGCCGCGATCCCCATGCTGCACGAGCGCGTCATCCAGGGCGAGGCCGCCGGCGTCTCCGGCGTCGACCGCGACCCGCGCGAGCGCACCCTCATCACGCCGCGCTCCGCCGTCGAGCGATGA